One segment of Triticum aestivum cultivar Chinese Spring chromosome 2A, IWGSC CS RefSeq v2.1, whole genome shotgun sequence DNA contains the following:
- the LOC123189943 gene encoding aldehyde dehydrogenase family 3 member F1 has translation MGSMATSVEEIGAAVAPQAVERRLGELRATFESGRTRPLSWRQSQLRGLLRLLADKEEEAFRALHDDLGKHRAEAYRDEVGVLTKSANAALREIGKWAAPEKVWVPLVAFPASAQVVPEPLGVVLIFSCWNFPLGLSLEPLIGAIAAGNAVALKPSELAPATARFLEENIGEYLDATAVKVIQGGPAVGEQLMEHRWDKVLFTGCPRVARVVMAAAAKHLTPVALELGGKCPCIFDAVAGRRNLQTSVNRVIFAKWSSCAGQACIAIDYVLVEERFAPTLIKVLKSTLKRFIADSDQMARIVNGRHFQRLSNLLKDPAVAASVLHGGGLDAKNLSIEPTILLNPPLDSAIMTEEIFGPLLPIITVKKIEDSIAFVRARPKPLAVYAFTDSAPLKRRIVEETSSGSVTFNDAVVQFGVDTLPFGGVGQSGFGQYHGKYSFEMFSHKKAVLRRGFLVEAMLRYPPWDEQKIAMMRHLFRYDYVRFIFTFLGLRR, from the exons ATGGGCTCAATGGCGACCAGCGTAGAGGAGATCGGTGCGGCGGTGGCGCCACAGGCGGTGGAGCGCCGCCTGGGCGAGCTGCGGGCGACCTTCGAGAGCGGCAGGACCCGGCCCCTGTCGTGGCGGCAGTCCCAGCTGCGTGGCCTCCTCCGGCTCCTCGccgacaaggaggaggaggcgttCCGCGCGCTCCACGACGACCTCGGCAAGCACCGCGCCGAGGCCTACAGAGACGAG GTAGGCGTGCTCACCAAGTCGGCCAACGCCGCGCTGCGGGAGATCGGGAAATGGGCGGCGCCGGAGAAG GTCTGGGTGCCGCTGGTGGCGTTCCCGGCGAGCGCGCAGGTGGTGCCGGAGCCGCTCGGGGTCGTCCTCATCTTCTCCTGCTGGAACTTCCCCCTGG GTCTGTCTCTGGAGCCGCTGATCGGGGCCATAGCGGCCGGGAACGCCGTGGCGCTGAAGCCGTCGGAGCTGGCGCCGGCCACGGCCAGGTTCCTGGAGGAGAACATAGGCGAGTACCTGGACGCCACGGCGGTGAAGGTCATCCAGGGCGGCCCCGCGGTGGGGGAGCAGCTCATGGAGCACAGATGGGACAAGGTCCTCTTCACCG GGTGCCCGCGCGTGGCGCGcgtggtgatggcggcggcggcgaagcacCTGACGCCCGTGGCGCTGGAGCTGGGCGGGAAGTGCCCCTGCATCTTCGACGCCGTCGCCGGCAGGAGGAACCTCCAGACCTCGGTGAACCGCGTGATCTTCGCCAAGTGGTCGTCCTGCGCCGGCCAGGCCTGCATCGCCATCGACTACGTGCTCGTCGAGGAGCGATTCGCGCCCACCCTG atcaaggtgctcaAGTCGACGCTGAAGAGGTTCATCGCCGACTCGGACCAGATGGCGCGGATCGTCAACGGGCGGCATTTCCAGCGGCTGAGTAACCTCCTCAAGGACCCGGCGGTGGCGGCATCCGTCCTGCACGGCGGCGGCTTGGACGCCAAGAACCT GTCCATCGAGCCGACAATACTGCTGAACCCGCCGCTGGACTCCGCGATCATGACCGAGGAGATCTTCGGCCCTCTGCTCCCCATCATCACG GTGAAGAAGATCGAGGACAGCATCGCGTTCGTGAGGGCGCGGCCGAAGCCGCTGGCCGTGTACGCCTTCACCGACAGCGCGCCGCTGaagcgccggatcgtggaggagacGTCGTCGGGGAGCGTCACCTTCAACGACGCCGTCGTACAG TTCGGGGTGGACACGCTGCCGTTCGGCGGCGTGGGGCAGAGCGGGTTCGGGCAGTACCACGGCAAGTACTCCTTCGAGATGTTCAGCCACAAGAAGGCGGTGCTGCGGCGGGGATTCCTGGTGGAGGCCATGCTGAGGTACCCGCCGTGGGACGAGCAGAAGATCGCCATGATGCGCCACCTCTTCCGCTACGACTACGTCCGCTTCATCTTCACCTTCCTCGGCCTGCGGAGATGA